The segment ATGCGCTGTGGCTGCGGACGCGGCTCTTTTACGACGTTTAGACCCTTCTTGTCGCGCTCGCGTGAGACGGACATGAGTGAACGCATACGAATGCGCGCCGCGCCGAGGTTGTTTACTTCGTCTATCTTCAGCGTCGTATATATCTTGTCGGAGGCCTCCAGTATCTCTTTTACCTGGTCTGTCGTTATCGCGTCAAGTCCGCATCCGAAGGAATTAAGCTGCACCAGCTCTAAAAAATCGGTGCTTCTCACGAAAGTGGCTGCAGCGTAAAGGCGAGTGTGATACATCCACTGATCGACAACTCTTATGGGACGCTCCACTTGTCCCATGTGCGCAACGCTGTCCTCCGTAAGCACGGCAAAGCCGTAGGAGTTTATCATTTCGGGTATGCCGTGGTTTATTTCCGGATCTATGTGATACGGGCGTCCGGCAAGTACGATGCCCTTTTGACCGGTGGCCCTTAGCATCTCTACTACCTCGCGTCCCTTGTCTCTGACGTCTTTCTTAAATCGTTTATCCTCTGCGTATGCCTCGTCCACGGCGTGCTTTATTTCTTCTTTGGTAACGTCGAAACATGAAAGCTCTTCATACAAGCGCTCCGCCATGCGCGAAGGCGTATTGTACGGTAAAAACGGATTCATAAAGCGTATATTCTTTTCTCTCAGCGCATCGACGTTTGCACGTATCACCTCTGCATAAGTGCATACGATGGGGCAGTTGTAATGATTGTCGCCGCCCAAGCCCTCGTCCTGCTCGTAAGGCAGGCAGGGGTAGAATATGAAATTATGCCCCTTCTTTATAAGCGCCTCTATATGGCCGTGAGCGAGCTTTGCGGGATAGCAGGCCGACTCGGAGGGCATCGTTTCTATGCCCATGTCGTATATCGCGCGCGACGAGCGCGGCGAAAGCTCCACTCTGAAGCCTAAATTCGTAAACAGCGTAAACCAGAACGGATAGTTCTCATACATGCCGAGAACTCTCGGTATGCCGACGGTGCCGCGTCTGGCCTCCTCGCTTTTAAGCGGCTTATAATATCCGAAGAGACGCTTGAATTTATAGTCGAAAAGATTGGGCAGCTTCGACTTCGGCGTGTCGCTCTGATTGCCGCCGCGTTCACAGCGGTTGGAGGAGATATACTCTTTGCCGTCGGGGAATTTCGTTATGGTAAGCAGGCAGTGGTTTTGGCATTTTTGACATCTTCTCGCCGTTTTTTCAACGGTGAAGCCCATAATATCCGAAAGCCCCAGTATCGTAGAGCGTGTGCCGCATACCCACGACTGCTGCGCGATGAGCGCGCAGCCCAAAGCGCCCATAAGTTCGGCGCGGTCGTATCTCACTACCTCGCGTCCCGAGATTATCTCAAAAGCGCGAAGCACCGCGTCGTTTTTGAAGGTGCCGCCCTGAACGATGATTTTTTTGCCCATTTGCTGCGGGTCGCGTATGCGTATTACCTTGAAAAGCGCATTCTTAACGACGGAGTAGGAAAGCCCGGCCGAGATATCGCCGACTTCGGCGCCTTCCTTTTGCGCCTGCTTTACCTTTGAGTTCATAAAAACGGTGCAGCGAGAGCCCAAGTCCACCGGGTTTTTGGCATCGCAGCCAAGCGCCGCGAACGAGGGTGCGTCGTGACCTACGGCGTGGGCAAACGTCTCGATGAACGAGCCGCAGCCGGAAGAGCACGCTTCGTTTAAAAGCACGTTCTCTATAACGCCGTTTTTTATCTGCATGCACTTCATATCCTGTCCGCCGATGTCGAGTACGAAGTCAACGCCGGGCAGAAGATAATCAGCCGCCGTATAGTGAGCTATAGTTTCTATTTCGCCGTCGTCGACCTTTAATGCGGCCTTTATGAGATTTTCGCCGTAGCCAGTTACCATTGAGCGCGCTATATACGCGTCGTCGGGCATGCAGGCGTAAAGCTCCTTTAAAATATTTATGACCGAGTCGAGCGGGTCGCCGTGATTCGAGCCGTACCATGAATAAAGAAGCCTGCCCTGCGCATCGATGAGCGCAGCCTTTGTCGTAGTGCTTCCGGCGTCAAGGCCTAAGAAACATTCGCCCTTGTGAGCGGAAAAATCGGCGCACTTCACCTTGTCGCGCCCGTGACGCTCGTCGAACTTTAGCCGTTCCTCGGGCGTTTTAAAGAGCGCGGGAAGATGCTCCACCTCTTTGACTTCCACATTTTTAAGCTTGTGTATAGATTCGACAAGGCGGCGCGATTCAAAGCTTTCCGATTTTTTTGAAGCGAGCGCCGCGCCCATCGCCGTAAAAAGCTGTGATTTCGGCGGTACTATCGTCTGTTCGGGCGAAAGATCCAGCGTTTCTACAAAGCGAAAACGAAGCTGATCTATAAAGTGCAGCGGGCCGCCCAAAAACGCCACGTTGCCGCGTATGGGCTTGCCGCAGGCAAGACCCGATATAGTCTGATTTACGACGGATTGAAATATCGAAGCGGCTATGTCGGCCTTGGCCGCGCCGTCGTTTAAAAGCGGCTGTATGTCGCTTTTTGCAAAAACGCCGCAGCGCGACGCTATTGAATATATAGTCTTTGCGTCCTTCGCCATGCGATTGAGGCCGTCGACGTCCGTCGCAAGAAGCGTCGCCATCTGGTCGATGAACGCGCCCGTGCCGCCGGCGCAGGTGCCGTTCATGCGCTGTTCGAGGCCGCCCGTGATATACGTTATTTTTGCGTCCTCGCCGCCGAGTTCTATGGCTACGTCCGTCTGCGGAATGAAGCGCGTTATTGCTTCGACTCCCGCTACGACTTCCTGAATGAATTCAACGTCGAGCCATGTCGATACGGATATGCCGCCCGAGCCCGTTATCATCATAGTTATCTCTGCGTCGCCTATATGATCGAGCGTGTCGGAAAGCACCTCGGCTATGGTGCGGCGCACGTCGGAATTATGGCGCTGGTAGCGGTCGAATATAAGATTGTCGTTTTCGTCGAGCACCGCGGTCTTTACCGTAGTGGAGCCGACGTCAAGTCCGATATGGTATTTATTCATCAAAAAATTAACCTCCAAAAAGGAACCAATGCCCCGAAACGGGCGTGTATTCTATGTTTTATCGATAAAATAAGCAAACTGCGCTTATAATTATATTTACCCTTATTATTAATAGGTTATTATATTATTTTAGCCGTTATAGAATTGATTGTCAATCAAAAGGCTTTTGCCAATTTCAACTTTTTGTATAAA is part of the Clostridia bacterium genome and harbors:
- a CDS encoding 2-hydroxyacyl-CoA dehydratase, whose product is MNKYHIGLDVGSTTVKTAVLDENDNLIFDRYQRHNSDVRRTIAEVLSDTLDHIGDAEITMMITGSGGISVSTWLDVEFIQEVVAGVEAITRFIPQTDVAIELGGEDAKITYITGGLEQRMNGTCAGGTGAFIDQMATLLATDVDGLNRMAKDAKTIYSIASRCGVFAKSDIQPLLNDGAAKADIAASIFQSVVNQTISGLACGKPIRGNVAFLGGPLHFIDQLRFRFVETLDLSPEQTIVPPKSQLFTAMGAALASKKSESFESRRLVESIHKLKNVEVKEVEHLPALFKTPEERLKFDERHGRDKVKCADFSAHKGECFLGLDAGSTTTKAALIDAQGRLLYSWYGSNHGDPLDSVINILKELYACMPDDAYIARSMVTGYGENLIKAALKVDDGEIETIAHYTAADYLLPGVDFVLDIGGQDMKCMQIKNGVIENVLLNEACSSGCGSFIETFAHAVGHDAPSFAALGCDAKNPVDLGSRCTVFMNSKVKQAQKEGAEVGDISAGLSYSVVKNALFKVIRIRDPQQMGKKIIVQGGTFKNDAVLRAFEIISGREVVRYDRAELMGALGCALIAQQSWVCGTRSTILGLSDIMGFTVEKTARRCQKCQNHCLLTITKFPDGKEYISSNRCERGGNQSDTPKSKLPNLFDYKFKRLFGYYKPLKSEEARRGTVGIPRVLGMYENYPFWFTLFTNLGFRVELSPRSSRAIYDMGIETMPSESACYPAKLAHGHIEALIKKGHNFIFYPCLPYEQDEGLGGDNHYNCPIVCTYAEVIRANVDALREKNIRFMNPFLPYNTPSRMAERLYEELSCFDVTKEEIKHAVDEAYAEDKRFKKDVRDKGREVVEMLRATGQKGIVLAGRPYHIDPEINHGIPEMINSYGFAVLTEDSVAHMGQVERPIRVVDQWMYHTRLYAAATFVRSTDFLELVQLNSFGCGLDAITTDQVKEILEASDKIYTTLKIDEVNNLGAARIRMRSLMSVSRERDKKGLNVVKEPRPQPQRIIFTKEMKKRYTILAPEMSPIHFRLIEEAFRISGYNLVILPHEDPAIVEEGLKYVNNDACYPSILTIGQIMHALNSGEYDLDTTAVVITQTGGGCRATNYISMIKKALRDAGLTNIPVLSLNFVGLDKQPGFKVSFGLVKRGVQAILYGDLLMRVLYRVRPYEKEPGSANRLYEKWNSICKEALQRGSFSEYKRIIKSIVREFDELPVYEMNKPRVGLVGEILVKYHPGANNDLVGIVESEGAEAVVPDLAGFFFYVLHHANEKYTLLDGSKKARTIQNALIDIMERVRKPMVNALKGTKFGYPRHINDTAKAASSVVSLGNISGEGWLLTGEMIELVEEGVTNIICMQPFACLPNHVTGKGIMKEIKRQNPKANIVAIDYDPGASTVNQLNRIRLMLSTAFKNNAAEHNGETAPSAAAREAVENK